Proteins from one Xenorhabdus griffiniae genomic window:
- a CDS encoding antiterminator Q family protein: MRDMRIILSQWGSWASDGNSDVDWSSIAAGFKGLVPSTRKSHAQCCDDDGIAIDAAVLRLKKHNPYSYQLIVLHYIKALPLRVMGNKLGISHNEVAKRLQAAEGFIEGVLAVSGVILEFDKCVQK, from the coding sequence ATGCGTGATATGCGAATAATACTCAGTCAATGGGGTTCGTGGGCGAGTGACGGGAATAGTGACGTCGATTGGTCATCCATTGCAGCGGGGTTTAAAGGTCTGGTTCCCAGCACCCGAAAGAGCCATGCACAATGTTGTGATGATGACGGGATAGCGATTGATGCTGCTGTTCTGCGATTGAAGAAACATAATCCGTATTCCTACCAGTTGATCGTATTGCACTACATTAAGGCACTGCCATTAAGGGTAATGGGGAATAAATTAGGCATATCTCATAACGAAGTGGCTAAAAGATTACAGGCAGCTGAGGGATTTATTGAGGGCGTACTGGCAGTTTCAGGGGTTATTTTGGAATTTGATAAATGCGTACAAAAATAA
- a CDS encoding helix-turn-helix transcriptional regulator codes for MLTITIPKENLIRLSEVQHRTGYGKAWIYKLIADNRFPKQVKIGTRSVAFIESEIDDWISQRIAESRSEVM; via the coding sequence ATGCTAACAATCACAATACCTAAAGAAAATCTTATCCGCTTATCCGAAGTTCAACACAGAACGGGCTACGGTAAAGCATGGATCTACAAACTCATTGCAGATAATAGATTCCCCAAACAAGTTAAAATTGGCACTCGTTCAGTCGCTTTCATTGAGTCAGAAATTGATGACTGGATATCACAACGTATTGCTGAATCTCGTAGCGAGGTAATGTAA
- a CDS encoding retron St85 family RNA-directed DNA polymerase: protein MNLLQFIANGLYLTEDEAMRYITTIPRRYKKFHIKKRNSTEYRLIAQPARQVKSLQKAVLKHMEQYFYIHENAFAYQHGKDIRKNALLHSNNKFILKMDFKNFFLSIKPIHLKRFLVNTGRELSEKDILVMENLFFWKLRRNSPLRLSIGAPSSPMISNVIMYFFDCEISIKCQKLGVKYSRYADDLTFSSNVNGVLFSVPKIVRETLNSVDLNDIKINHKKTVFSSKKFNRHVTGVTITNDEKLSLGREKKRLLRSKIHHYTLGVLSESEILKLRGELGYAKFIEPRFFESMTCKYGHDVMDSIAKYGNCS, encoded by the coding sequence ATGAATTTATTACAATTTATAGCAAATGGCCTTTATCTAACCGAAGATGAGGCGATGCGCTACATCACTACGATCCCTAGAAGATATAAAAAGTTCCATATTAAAAAACGAAATAGTACGGAGTACAGATTAATTGCACAGCCTGCAAGGCAGGTTAAATCGTTGCAGAAGGCTGTATTGAAGCATATGGAACAGTATTTTTATATACATGAAAATGCTTTTGCTTATCAGCATGGAAAAGATATAAGAAAAAATGCACTATTACATAGTAATAATAAGTTTATATTGAAAATGGATTTTAAAAATTTCTTTTTAAGTATAAAGCCTATTCACTTAAAAAGATTTTTAGTAAATACAGGGAGAGAATTAAGTGAGAAAGATATTTTAGTAATGGAGAATTTATTTTTCTGGAAATTAAGAAGAAATAGCCCGTTAAGATTGAGCATTGGTGCTCCATCTTCACCAATGATATCCAATGTTATCATGTACTTTTTTGATTGTGAAATATCTATTAAATGTCAAAAGTTAGGGGTTAAATACTCTAGATATGCAGATGATTTAACTTTTAGCTCTAATGTAAATGGGGTATTATTTAGTGTACCTAAAATAGTTAGAGAAACTCTAAATTCTGTTGATTTAAATGATATAAAAATAAACCATAAAAAAACGGTTTTTTCATCAAAAAAATTCAATCGGCATGTAACGGGAGTAACAATTACTAACGATGAAAAATTATCTTTAGGGCGAGAAAAGAAAAGATTACTCAGAAGTAAAATTCATCATTATACTTTAGGGGTTCTTTCTGAATCTGAAATTTTGAAATTAAGAGGAGAACTTGGGTATGCAAAATTCATTGAGCCTAGATTTTTTGAATCCATGACCTGTAAATATGGACACGATGTAATGGATTCAATAGCTAAGTATGGTAATTGTTCATGA
- a CDS encoding antA/AntB antirepressor family protein — protein sequence MTSKNMALNGQGLAHTENSQEPILVQYKENRKKNYAEMIPLTAGTINGKAAMVTDARNLHKFLGNKELFASWIKQRIEQYGFIENEDYETYLENSKKGRPRTEYRISSDMAKELSMVERTEEGKEARQYFIDCEKRLRRIAPEEHKAALLNWRKNRVTACEDHKSMADAMKGYMERTGDNQKGFAYSNESRFINKLVLGIDPVRWAKNKGIKSKEVRDNMTVDQLQLLAYLESRNCAFLDLDTPPEKRKAQLTELAQRWLCSRIR from the coding sequence ATGACATCTAAAAATATGGCCTTAAATGGTCAGGGGCTCGCTCACACTGAAAACAGCCAAGAGCCTATTTTAGTTCAGTACAAAGAGAATCGAAAAAAGAATTATGCCGAAATGATCCCGTTAACAGCGGGAACCATTAACGGAAAGGCAGCAATGGTTACTGATGCCAGAAATCTGCACAAGTTTCTTGGCAATAAGGAACTGTTTGCTAGCTGGATAAAGCAGCGCATTGAGCAATACGGGTTTATTGAAAATGAGGACTACGAGACTTATTTGGAAAATTCCAAAAAAGGTCGTCCGAGAACTGAATACCGTATTAGCTCTGATATGGCGAAAGAGCTTTCTATGGTGGAACGCACCGAAGAAGGCAAAGAGGCTCGCCAGTACTTTATCGACTGTGAAAAACGTCTACGCCGCATTGCACCAGAAGAACACAAAGCCGCTCTGCTTAATTGGCGTAAAAATCGCGTCACTGCCTGTGAAGATCACAAAAGTATGGCAGATGCGATGAAGGGATACATGGAGCGCACCGGAGACAACCAAAAGGGTTTTGCTTACAGCAATGAATCACGATTCATTAATAAATTGGTGCTGGGTATAGATCCGGTCAGATGGGCTAAAAATAAGGGCATTAAATCTAAAGAAGTCAGAGATAACATGACTGTAGATCAGTTACAGCTACTGGCTTATTTGGAGTCGCGCAATTGTGCATTTCTTGATTTAGATACACCACCTGAGAAGCGAAAAGCGCAATTAACGGAACTGGCTCAACGTTGGTTATGTTCGCGGATACGTTAG
- a CDS encoding helix-turn-helix transcriptional regulator: MTKFILPTDEQRKYILSAYSESERRIRERERERIPGISRSHCHKLERLGLFPPRCHFGRNSCAWLLSDVLWWVRNPPTVENVNNPYSRKSN, encoded by the coding sequence ATGACAAAATTTATATTACCCACCGATGAACAGCGGAAATATATTCTTTCCGCTTACAGCGAAAGTGAAAGACGAATAAGAGAAAGGGAACGAGAAAGAATACCCGGTATTTCTCGCAGCCATTGCCATAAATTAGAAAGATTAGGTTTATTTCCACCACGTTGTCATTTTGGGCGTAATTCCTGTGCGTGGCTATTAAGTGATGTGCTCTGGTGGGTACGTAATCCGCCAACAGTAGAAAACGTAAATAACCCCTATAGCCGAAAATCAAATTAA
- a CDS encoding retron St85 family effector protein, which yields MSDSAYMNSLEEQFGDLSYSNFIVQFMPPIIFVCGGPINANPISVRDYFFSHVAQHNPKLFDSLVLAEDFKDYFKDGAYSDLMSFEDDIANISTLVIICLESAGSLVELGLFVNRKNLAQKLHVVAPLEEIEGTPNKNMTPRSSFI from the coding sequence GTGAGTGATTCTGCTTACATGAATTCATTAGAAGAACAGTTTGGTGATTTGAGCTATTCAAACTTTATTGTTCAATTTATGCCACCGATAATTTTTGTTTGTGGTGGGCCAATTAATGCTAACCCGATAAGTGTAAGAGATTATTTTTTCTCTCATGTTGCCCAACATAATCCAAAATTGTTTGATTCTCTTGTCTTGGCAGAGGATTTCAAAGACTATTTTAAAGATGGAGCCTATTCTGATTTAATGAGCTTTGAGGATGATATAGCTAATATTTCGACTTTAGTCATTATATGCTTAGAAAGTGCGGGTTCTTTAGTTGAATTAGGCCTATTTGTTAATAGAAAAAATCTAGCTCAAAAATTACACGTTGTTGCTCCACTTGAAGAAATTGAAGGAACACCGAATAAAAATATGACACCAAGATCTTCATTTATTTAG
- a CDS encoding ogr/Delta-like zinc finger family protein, with translation MRVMKVYCPVCGEQATIREIQMEGVDNTPHIYCSCNDFECGHTYMLTLTFSHTIQPSNLKQAINQPILPL, from the coding sequence ATGCGAGTAATGAAAGTGTATTGCCCTGTTTGTGGTGAACAGGCAACAATTCGAGAAATTCAAATGGAGGGCGTTGATAACACTCCTCATATTTACTGTTCCTGTAATGACTTTGAATGTGGTCATACCTATATGTTAACTCTGACTTTTTCACACACGATACAGCCAAGTAATTTGAAGCAAGCCATCAACCAGCCTATTTTGCCGTTATGA
- a CDS encoding HigA family addiction module antitoxin — MNRMYNPAHPGIVLREYLGDISVTEAAKALGITRVALSRILNGNTGISADMALRLEAALGTSAEMWTNMQSQYELWQASQQQRPEIKPIFAHL; from the coding sequence ATGAACAGAATGTACAACCCTGCACATCCCGGAATTGTTTTGCGTGAATATTTAGGCGATATCTCTGTTACCGAAGCAGCAAAAGCACTGGGTATAACCCGTGTGGCTTTATCCCGTATTTTAAATGGTAACACGGGTATATCAGCAGATATGGCACTCCGTTTAGAAGCGGCATTGGGAACCAGCGCTGAAATGTGGACCAATATGCAGTCCCAATATGAGTTGTGGCAGGCTTCCCAACAGCAGCGCCCTGAAATCAAGCCGATATTCGCTCACCTGTAA
- a CDS encoding type II toxin-antitoxin system RelE/ParE family toxin, with protein sequence MIKSFKHKGLEKFFKTGSTAGIQANHAVKLNIQLTALNTAKKPDDMNAPGWKLHPLKGADLKGHWAISVNGNWRLTFRFEGEDVILVNYQDYH encoded by the coding sequence ATGATCAAAAGTTTTAAGCATAAAGGTTTGGAAAAATTCTTTAAAACAGGTTCTACAGCCGGCATTCAAGCAAATCACGCTGTAAAACTGAATATCCAATTAACCGCGTTGAACACCGCTAAAAAACCCGATGACATGAACGCCCCCGGTTGGAAATTACATCCATTAAAGGGGGCTGATTTAAAAGGTCACTGGGCTATTTCTGTTAATGGAAACTGGCGGCTGACATTTCGCTTTGAAGGCGAAGATGTCATTTTGGTTAATTATCAAGATTATCACTGA
- a CDS encoding IS1 family transposase (programmed frameshift) gives MAKVDVICRYCHKTDEVKGHGKGRTGHPRYHCYACRKTFQLHYTYQACHPGMKERIIDMAMNNAGVRDTARVLNVGINTVIRTFKKLTPRQVTTLPLASSEIHLVCEIDEQWSFVGNKKNQRWLWYAWELNRKRVVAHVFGDRSRKTLKKLLALLSPFTIRFYCTDDYAVYDCLPKEKYLTGKKFTQRIERTNLTLRIRIKRLNRKTIGYSKSEEMHDKVVGTFIEREYYLS, from the exons ATGGCTAAAGTGGATGTGATTTGTCGTTACTGTCATAAAACAGACGAGGTTAAAGGGCATGGAAAAGGACGTACTGGACATCCTCGCTATCACTGCTATGCCTGTCGCAAAACCTTCCAACTGCACTATACCTATCAAGCCTGTCATCCCGGTATGAAAGAGCGAATTATTGATATGGCCATGAATAACGCCGGTGTTAGGGACACGGCTCGGGTTCTGAACGTCGGCATTAACACCGTCATTCGCACAT TTAAAAAGCTCACACCAAGACAAGTAACTACGCTGCCGCTTGCGAGCAGTGAGATTCATCTTGTTTGTGAAATAGACGAGCAGTGGTCCTTTGTCGGTAATAAGAAAAATCAACGCTGGCTCTGGTATGCCTGGGAGCTGAATAGGAAACGGGTAGTGGCACATGTGTTTGGGGATCGCAGCAGGAAAACGTTGAAAAAGCTGCTGGCTCTCTTGTCTCCTTTTACTATTCGGTTTTACTGTACAGATGATTATGCCGTTTACGATTGTCTGCCTAAAGAAAAATACCTCACGGGAAAGAAATTTACCCAACGTATTGAGAGAACAAATCTTACGCTTCGTATCCGGATAAAGAGGCTGAATAGAAAGACAATAGGTTATTCCAAATCCGAAGAGATGCATGACAAAGTGGTCGGTACGTTCATTGAGCGTGAATACTATCTTTCATAA